Proteins encoded within one genomic window of Episyrphus balteatus chromosome 1, idEpiBalt1.1, whole genome shotgun sequence:
- the LOC129907535 gene encoding uncharacterized protein LOC129907535 isoform X1, protein MNIVLNRYALFIFILAWFTFLSVSNSVRITNLKVPQMYTLDRNGESEPLILDCEYELGPREKGFVLKWSFNNNSIYQWIPSVKGFPMGPMKDKIETIEKIEGSPGVITINKPDWNMTGEYTCSVQTFESTDKRSARLQIIVPESEFGLETRIDVEESNVDVICTVQNVFPQPVLHVLFNTMRLESVLTQMDQDPSGLYSMTVKSKIPRNNLESPTPITCAFFLLGTNYTKRRETIFYDKASNIQRKWTTVAVVMSIASLALSS, encoded by the exons atgaatatTGTTTTGAATAGATatgcattatttattttcatactaGCTTGGTTTACATTTCTTTCTG TATCGAATTCGGTGAGAATAACAAACTTAAAAGTGCCACAAATGTATACATTGGATCGCAATGGGGAATCCGAACCACTAATTTTGGATTGCGAGTATGAACTGGGGCCGAGGGAGAAGGGATTTGTACTGAAATGGTCTTTTAATAACAACTCAATTTATCAATGGATCCCGTCTGTCAAAGGATTTCCGATG ggtCCCATGAAAGATAAGATTGAAACgattgaaaaaatagaaggtagTCCCGGAGTTATAACGATCAATAAGCCCGATTGGAATATGACGGGTGAATACACATGTTCGGTCCAAACATTTGAGTCCACTGACAAGAGGAGTGCTCGCCTCCAAATAATTG ttcCTGAATCTGAATTTGGCTTGGAGACGAGAATAGATGTAGAAGAAAGCAATGTAGATGTAATTTGCACAGTTCAGAATGTTTTTCCACAACCTGTTTTACATGTGCT ttttaaTACAATGAGGTTAGAGTCTGTGCTTACACAAATGGATCAAGATCCCAGTGGTCTCTATAGTATGACGGTTAAATCCAAAATTCCAAGGAATAATCTGGAATCACCTACTCCAATCACATGTGCATTTTTCTTACTTGGTACGAATTATACCAAAAGGagagaaactattttttatg aTAAAGCAAGCAACATACAAAGAAAATGGACTACTGTAGCCGTAGTGATGTCCATAGCATCATTAGCTC
- the LOC129907535 gene encoding uncharacterized protein LOC129907535 isoform X2, protein MNIVLNRYALFIFILAWFTFLSVSNSVRITNLKVPQMYTLDRNGESEPLILDCEYELGPREKGFVLKWSFNNNSIYQWIPSVKGFPMGPMKDKIETIEKIEGSPGVITINKPDWNMTGEYTCSVQTFESTDKRSARLQIIVPESEFGLETRIDVEESNVDVICTVQNVFPQPVLHVLFNTMRLESVLTQMDQDPSGLYSMTVKSKIPRNNLESPTPITCAFFLLGTNYTKRRETIFYGKYR, encoded by the exons atgaatatTGTTTTGAATAGATatgcattatttattttcatactaGCTTGGTTTACATTTCTTTCTG TATCGAATTCGGTGAGAATAACAAACTTAAAAGTGCCACAAATGTATACATTGGATCGCAATGGGGAATCCGAACCACTAATTTTGGATTGCGAGTATGAACTGGGGCCGAGGGAGAAGGGATTTGTACTGAAATGGTCTTTTAATAACAACTCAATTTATCAATGGATCCCGTCTGTCAAAGGATTTCCGATG ggtCCCATGAAAGATAAGATTGAAACgattgaaaaaatagaaggtagTCCCGGAGTTATAACGATCAATAAGCCCGATTGGAATATGACGGGTGAATACACATGTTCGGTCCAAACATTTGAGTCCACTGACAAGAGGAGTGCTCGCCTCCAAATAATTG ttcCTGAATCTGAATTTGGCTTGGAGACGAGAATAGATGTAGAAGAAAGCAATGTAGATGTAATTTGCACAGTTCAGAATGTTTTTCCACAACCTGTTTTACATGTGCT ttttaaTACAATGAGGTTAGAGTCTGTGCTTACACAAATGGATCAAGATCCCAGTGGTCTCTATAGTATGACGGTTAAATCCAAAATTCCAAGGAATAATCTGGAATCACCTACTCCAATCACATGTGCATTTTTCTTACTTGGTACGAATTATACCAAAAGGagagaaactattttttatggTAAGTACAG aTAA